Proteins encoded in a region of the Prosthecochloris marina genome:
- a CDS encoding methyltransferase, with amino-acid sequence MRKKSDSRVEESRYVYGLFSGRMRAQALLTALELRVFDHLSFPLSSEELSATLQCHPANTGALLDSLAAAELLEKKEGRYCNEQCADDLLNSESQNYIGKILLLMHRMSADVVSDMTRLVKDGPFADHSGFGNEEIWVDYARTVGNYHKGGMMQDIAGIVSGIEGFSSFGNMLDLGGGPGLYCIGIVSESESMKGVVFDRPGVLRVAEEFIAEYGMRDRISVKSGDYLADSIGEGYDLIWASSTLNFARSDLDRLMMKIHDALVPGGVFVSLAEGLTDEGTKPDFYVLENLSYALTGFNQVFRKGEIAGAMHRAGFVSVDSMTVETPMMPMEMDIARKKT; translated from the coding sequence ATGCGAAAAAAGTCAGATAGCAGGGTTGAGGAAAGTCGTTATGTCTACGGGCTTTTCAGTGGCCGGATGCGGGCACAGGCGCTGTTGACCGCTCTTGAATTACGTGTTTTCGATCATCTTTCGTTTCCTCTGTCGAGCGAGGAACTTTCCGCTACGTTGCAATGTCATCCCGCAAACACAGGTGCGCTGCTCGATAGCCTGGCAGCCGCGGAGTTGCTTGAAAAGAAAGAAGGAAGATACTGTAATGAACAATGTGCGGATGATTTGCTCAACAGCGAAAGCCAGAATTATATCGGCAAGATACTGCTTTTGATGCATCGCATGTCAGCCGACGTGGTGTCCGATATGACTCGGCTCGTTAAGGACGGGCCCTTTGCCGATCATTCCGGTTTCGGTAATGAAGAGATCTGGGTCGACTATGCTCGTACCGTTGGCAATTATCATAAGGGGGGCATGATGCAGGACATTGCGGGAATCGTTTCCGGTATCGAAGGATTTTCATCCTTTGGCAACATGCTCGATCTCGGGGGTGGCCCCGGTTTATACTGTATCGGGATCGTCTCTGAAAGTGAGTCCATGAAAGGAGTTGTGTTCGATCGGCCGGGAGTGCTTCGCGTGGCTGAGGAGTTCATAGCCGAATATGGTATGCGTGATAGAATTTCTGTTAAAAGTGGCGATTACCTGGCTGATTCCATCGGTGAAGGATACGATCTGATCTGGGCGAGCTCAACCCTGAATTTCGCCCGTTCGGATTTGGATCGACTGATGATGAAGATTCATGATGCTCTCGTGCCGGGTGGAGTGTTCGTCAGTCTTGCTGAAGGGCTTACGGATGAAGGGACGAAGCCTGATTTCTATGTTCTGGAAAATTTGAGTTATGCGCTTACGGGTTTTAATCAGGTTTTCCGTAAAGGGGAAATTGCCGGTGCCATGCACCGGGCTGGTTTTGTCTCTGTTGACAGCATGACAGTGGAGACGCCGA